The following proteins are encoded in a genomic region of Chitinophagales bacterium:
- a CDS encoding AtpZ/AtpI family protein: MAFEMFAIIGVFAAAGYFLDKRLQIKFPIFLLAFSMIGLFGALYRIVKSLNKK, from the coding sequence ATGGCTTTCGAGATGTTTGCCATTATTGGCGTATTTGCAGCTGCAGGTTACTTTTTAGATAAAAGACTACAAATTAAATTTCCTATATTTTTATTAGCATTCTCTATGATAGGACTGTTTGGTGCTTTGTATAGAATTGTAAAATCATTAAATAAAAAATAG
- a CDS encoding TatD family hydrolase: MVLVDTHTHLNDEQFNDDRIDMLSRAFAKHINYMLIPNVDSTTIDSMHLLCQKFPKQIFPMMGLHPCSVKATSYKDELAIVQNKLENNKYIAVGEIGIDLYWDKSTQQIQEEAFHIQCDLAIQHQLPIAIHSRESIPLIIDILKSRTQNPSGVFHCFTGNETEAKQIIDLGFYLGIGGVVTYKNSDLKNTLRNISLQHLVLETDAPYLPPVPYRGKRNESSYITLVAEFLCTIYQLSYDEVAAITTQNAKKLFNLEKYIKNL; the protein is encoded by the coding sequence ATGGTTTTAGTTGATACGCATACACATTTAAATGATGAGCAGTTTAATGATGACAGAATTGATATGCTTTCAAGAGCATTTGCTAAGCACATTAATTATATGCTGATTCCAAATGTAGATAGTACGACTATTGATTCAATGCATTTATTGTGTCAGAAGTTTCCAAAACAGATTTTTCCAATGATGGGCTTGCATCCTTGTTCTGTGAAAGCAACATCTTACAAAGACGAATTAGCTATAGTTCAAAATAAATTAGAAAATAACAAATACATTGCTGTTGGTGAAATTGGTATTGATTTATATTGGGATAAATCTACTCAACAAATACAAGAAGAAGCGTTTCATATTCAGTGCGATTTAGCTATACAACATCAATTGCCAATTGCTATTCATTCTAGAGAAAGTATTCCACTCATAATTGATATTTTAAAAAGCAGAACTCAAAATCCGAGTGGTGTTTTTCATTGTTTTACTGGAAATGAAACCGAAGCTAAACAAATTATTGACTTAGGTTTTTATTTAGGCATTGGTGGCGTAGTTACTTATAAAAATTCTGATTTAAAAAACACGCTACGCAATATTTCACTACAACATCTCGTTTTAGAAACAGATGCACCATATTTGCCACCAGTTCCCTATCGTGGAAAAAGAAATGAAAGCAGTTATATTACACTAGTGGCAGAATTTTTGTGTACCATATATCAATTATCTTATGATGAAGTTGCTGCTATCACTACACAAAATGCGAAGAAGTTGTTTAATTTAGAAAAATATATTAAAAATTTATAG
- a CDS encoding penicillin-binding protein: MNFIKKLLSPKYLWGYFIAAIAFVSLFFLFVRLGLFGKLPTFDEIENPNSNLASEIYSADSVLIGKYYVNNRSNIAFSDLSPWSEKALLAIEDERFYNHSGVDLESTFRAIVFMGSRGGGSTITQQLAKMMFHRRPSNLVTRVIQKLKEYILALMIERRYTKEEIIAMYYNMFDFTYNAVGIESASRIYFNKKPRELNIDEAAIFAGMAQNPILHNPKKFPENAKKRRNTVLYKMRELGYITNTQYEQAINKPIKLDYHPESANDGIAPYFRTELSKFLKQWAKDNPKSDGTTYNIYTDGLKIYTTIDSRLQQHAEAAVIEHLKKHQNIIDAQFKSGWNPWNKEIGKKILLRKCKETEHWYALKQAGWSDKKIEEFFKNDKREMELYTYNGMKKVTASSYDSVKHYQSMLQAGFMVTEPFTGFVRAWVGGPNYQYFKFDHCTNQRQVGSTFKPIVYTLAVDNGWSPCMVITPGNGCIGSWCPRGGSGGPQTLKMALTKSNNKAAAYITLKFGVKALIDMARRMGITSDLPPYGPICLGAADISLIEMMQVYSTFPNAGINSKPIYIVRIEDKDGNVIQNFTTEMKEVLNDNIAYKMVEMMKGPVGPGGTGASLKGKFGLSGIEIAGKTGTTNNNTDAWFIGYTPQLVAGAWVGCDEPIIHILYTGNGMGSAAAMPIFGKFMNKAYNDKSIGLDKQAKFFKPSNEQLLKSVCDDDEVEIQLDDSGNWLDAPEENYDTEYNLGD, from the coding sequence ATGAATTTTATAAAAAAACTACTTTCTCCTAAATATTTGTGGGGATATTTTATTGCAGCCATAGCTTTTGTAAGTTTATTTTTTCTCTTTGTTAGATTAGGTTTATTTGGAAAACTACCTACATTCGACGAAATCGAAAATCCAAACAGCAACTTAGCATCAGAAATCTATTCAGCAGATTCTGTGCTAATTGGAAAATACTATGTCAACAATCGTAGTAATATTGCTTTTTCAGATTTATCACCTTGGTCAGAAAAAGCACTTTTAGCAATAGAAGATGAAAGGTTTTATAACCACTCTGGTGTCGATTTAGAATCTACTTTCAGAGCCATAGTCTTTATGGGAAGTAGAGGTGGTGGTAGTACCATTACTCAGCAATTGGCTAAAATGATGTTTCATAGAAGACCAAGCAACTTAGTTACTAGGGTTATTCAAAAATTAAAAGAATATATATTAGCATTAATGATTGAACGAAGATATACCAAAGAAGAAATCATTGCTATGTACTACAATATGTTCGATTTTACTTACAACGCAGTTGGTATAGAAAGTGCTTCTAGAATTTATTTCAACAAAAAGCCAAGAGAACTCAACATAGACGAAGCTGCAATTTTTGCAGGAATGGCACAAAATCCAATACTACACAATCCAAAAAAATTCCCAGAAAATGCAAAAAAAAGAAGAAATACCGTTTTATACAAAATGCGAGAGTTAGGTTATATTACTAATACGCAATACGAACAAGCCATTAATAAACCAATAAAGTTAGACTATCATCCAGAATCTGCTAATGATGGTATTGCTCCATACTTTAGAACAGAATTGTCTAAATTTTTAAAACAGTGGGCAAAAGATAATCCAAAAAGTGATGGAACAACTTATAATATTTATACAGATGGATTAAAAATATATACTACAATTGATAGTAGATTGCAACAACATGCAGAAGCTGCTGTTATAGAGCATCTAAAGAAACATCAAAATATAATCGATGCACAGTTTAAAAGTGGTTGGAATCCTTGGAATAAAGAAATAGGTAAAAAAATATTGCTTAGAAAATGTAAAGAAACAGAACATTGGTACGCACTTAAACAAGCTGGTTGGTCGGACAAAAAAATCGAGGAATTCTTTAAAAATGATAAGAGAGAAATGGAACTTTATACTTATAATGGTATGAAAAAAGTTACTGCTTCTTCCTACGATTCTGTAAAACACTATCAATCTATGTTACAAGCTGGTTTTATGGTTACTGAACCATTTACTGGCTTCGTAAGAGCTTGGGTTGGTGGACCAAATTACCAGTACTTTAAATTTGACCACTGTACCAATCAACGACAAGTAGGTTCTACTTTCAAACCAATTGTATATACACTAGCAGTAGATAACGGTTGGTCGCCTTGTATGGTTATTACACCAGGCAATGGTTGTATAGGAAGCTGGTGTCCTAGAGGTGGAAGTGGCGGTCCACAAACATTAAAAATGGCTTTAACTAAATCAAACAATAAAGCAGCAGCTTATATTACACTAAAATTTGGTGTAAAAGCTTTAATAGATATGGCAAGAAGAATGGGTATTACTTCAGATTTACCACCTTATGGCCCAATTTGTTTAGGTGCTGCAGATATTTCTTTAATAGAAATGATGCAAGTATATAGTACATTTCCTAATGCAGGAATTAACTCAAAACCTATATATATTGTTAGAATAGAAGATAAAGATGGCAATGTTATTCAAAACTTTACTACAGAAATGAAAGAAGTATTAAACGATAATATTGCATACAAAATGGTAGAAATGATGAAAGGACCAGTTGGTCCTGGTGGAACTGGTGCTTCATTAAAAGGCAAGTTTGGTTTATCTGGAATTGAAATTGCAGGAAAAACTGGTACTACGAATAACAATACCGATGCTTGGTTTATTGGCTACACACCACAATTAGTTGCTGGTGCTTGGGTTGGTTGTGATGAGCCAATTATTCATATTTTGTACACAGGAAACGGTATGGGTTCTGCTGCTGCAATGCCAATATTTGGTAAGTTTATGAACAAAGCATATAACGATAAGTCTATTGGGTTAGATAAACAAGCCAAGTTCTTTAAACCATCTAACGAGCAGTTGTTAAAGAGTGTCTGCGATGATGATGAAGTAGAAATTCAACTTGACGACAGTGGTAATTGGTTAGATGCACCAGAAGAAAACTACGATACAGAATATAATTTAGGTGATTAA
- a CDS encoding tetratricopeptide repeat protein, translating into MSFKYSKKLWLLLIIAILPFCSFAQKKKKSKTKSKSQYEQANFVQKAYGDITTRNNWYFNANELYKDILHRADNTADVDYATIIPFYFHDKDLSSYASEFQTIEKKMGIVLQIRNYGRWRDNCYLLLGKSQYLMQKYDTSLITFQYIVTTMKPDKLNAKVGLSNKERMKYLKQRQKEIAKKNDEKKKFIEFKWKEQQKANEQKVEDARDKQQAAIEKKKKELEEIIKAKKKIIALRKKGKKVPEKLIEIAKGKSSQDTIINTKIEDKVDDKKPNFDPKLPYVLIDDEYVKNPFYKDTTNRDEDKPLENLLSKKEEEQWDKLSFWEKIKHKKSRPEALVWMSKSLLELNRYADAQSMIAYGKALRKLTKKQRKDLYLVDAYYQLKRNNILLAIEKLENAMMLIKKKDEKAHYEFILAQLYSKNNQPADAIDYFEKSIKHTVDERMSFYSKLNMAKLIGEYPELASTDAEKMLNKLVRFGKNKEQADEVYYQLAQLYLSEQDTTQAIESLVTSIEKSISNQNQKGLSYLKLAQLNYDREQYANAKGNYDSTVTFLNQENENYAEASKRKTILDELNTYITNIHIQDSLQRLGKMSDKELKDYLASIEAAKEKAEKKKKNLSIEDNNISIVDPSAIQSSSSYTSNGLWYFYNDDIKGKGYTQFKSIWGDIQLQANWRRSQKSAFEEQTNQNNTNNNTNTNNQTTNTKKDTVVQYKIPKAPEEFIASDNIIAESLYKSGEIFKNKLNNIPKSKAMFDELIKRFPNSEYDAIAHYYLLLIYKEQNYNGLSDKEKQYILDNYPLSEIAEKIKLIDAPKATVEANANAAKSFYATTFEAFQNEDYDQVIANKLVAVKKYNGSAEIPQFDFLEALSYGKKQDLVKYKNLLSDIIIKYPNTAVQAKAQNYLMTLIQFQKGIEDTTANIQEQKPIVDTITRPKIEFVYDTTDFFIAIRLKDQYINIKNVLSKLQAFKESETPDTKLKFDPVFLEGNKAIILVKKFDTIEEVTPILMKLELKKQLIFGDKASKVDWFVISNQNFKLIKRQEDFDEYQNYFFKNYINK; encoded by the coding sequence ATGTCCTTTAAATATTCTAAAAAGTTGTGGCTATTACTAATAATAGCAATTTTACCTTTTTGCAGTTTTGCTCAAAAAAAGAAAAAAAGTAAAACTAAAAGCAAAAGTCAGTACGAACAAGCCAATTTCGTACAGAAAGCATATGGCGATATTACTACTCGTAACAATTGGTACTTTAATGCCAACGAGTTGTATAAAGATATTTTGCATCGAGCAGATAATACAGCAGATGTAGATTACGCTACAATCATTCCGTTTTATTTTCACGACAAAGATTTATCTAGCTATGCCAGCGAATTTCAAACCATTGAAAAGAAAATGGGTATTGTATTGCAAATTAGAAATTATGGCAGATGGCGAGACAATTGTTATTTGCTGCTAGGAAAATCGCAGTACTTAATGCAAAAATATGATACTTCTTTAATTACTTTCCAGTACATAGTTACCACTATGAAACCAGACAAACTCAATGCAAAAGTTGGTTTGAGCAACAAAGAAAGAATGAAGTATTTAAAACAAAGACAAAAAGAAATTGCTAAGAAAAATGATGAAAAGAAAAAGTTTATAGAGTTTAAGTGGAAAGAACAACAAAAAGCCAACGAACAGAAAGTGGAAGATGCTAGAGATAAACAACAAGCAGCTATTGAAAAAAAGAAAAAAGAGTTAGAAGAAATTATTAAAGCCAAGAAGAAAATAATTGCTCTTAGAAAGAAAGGCAAAAAAGTTCCTGAAAAACTCATAGAAATTGCAAAAGGAAAATCTTCACAAGATACTATCATCAATACCAAAATTGAAGATAAAGTAGATGATAAAAAACCAAACTTCGATCCAAAACTACCTTATGTTTTAATAGATGACGAATATGTAAAAAATCCTTTTTATAAAGACACTACCAATAGAGATGAAGACAAACCATTAGAAAATTTATTGTCTAAAAAAGAAGAAGAGCAATGGGACAAACTGAGTTTTTGGGAAAAAATCAAACACAAGAAAAGTAGACCAGAAGCTTTGGTTTGGATGTCAAAGTCTTTATTAGAACTCAATAGATATGCAGATGCTCAAAGTATGATTGCATACGGAAAAGCACTTAGAAAACTAACTAAAAAACAAAGAAAAGATTTATATTTAGTTGATGCATATTATCAATTGAAAAGAAACAATATTCTATTAGCTATTGAAAAGCTAGAAAATGCAATGATGCTCATTAAAAAGAAAGATGAAAAAGCACATTACGAATTTATCTTAGCACAGCTCTATAGCAAAAACAATCAACCAGCAGATGCCATTGACTATTTTGAAAAATCTATCAAACATACAGTAGATGAAAGAATGTCGTTTTACTCAAAACTAAATATGGCAAAACTCATTGGCGAGTATCCAGAACTAGCGTCTACTGATGCAGAAAAAATGCTCAACAAACTAGTTCGTTTTGGCAAAAATAAAGAACAAGCAGATGAAGTATACTATCAATTGGCTCAATTGTATTTAAGCGAGCAAGATACAACTCAAGCTATTGAAAGTCTAGTAACTTCTATCGAAAAAAGTATCAGCAACCAAAATCAAAAAGGATTGTCGTACTTAAAATTAGCTCAACTTAATTACGACAGAGAACAATATGCCAATGCAAAAGGCAACTACGATAGCACTGTTACATTTTTAAATCAAGAAAATGAAAACTATGCAGAAGCAAGTAAAAGAAAAACAATTTTAGATGAACTAAATACTTACATTACTAATATTCATATTCAAGATAGCTTACAACGACTAGGCAAAATGTCTGATAAAGAATTAAAAGATTATTTAGCATCGATTGAAGCTGCTAAAGAAAAAGCAGAAAAAAAGAAAAAGAATTTAAGTATAGAAGACAATAATATATCTATTGTTGATCCAAGTGCTATTCAAAGTTCAAGTTCATATACTTCAAACGGATTGTGGTATTTCTATAACGACGATATTAAAGGCAAAGGATATACACAATTCAAATCAATTTGGGGCGATATTCAGCTACAAGCCAACTGGAGAAGAAGTCAGAAATCTGCATTTGAAGAACAAACAAATCAAAACAACACCAATAATAATACCAATACTAATAATCAAACAACAAATACTAAAAAAGATACTGTAGTACAATATAAAATACCAAAAGCGCCAGAAGAATTTATTGCTTCAGATAATATCATTGCAGAATCATTATACAAATCTGGAGAAATATTTAAAAACAAGCTCAACAATATTCCTAAGTCAAAAGCAATGTTTGATGAACTCATTAAACGATTTCCCAATAGCGAGTACGATGCCATTGCACACTACTACTTACTCTTAATTTATAAAGAACAAAATTATAATGGATTATCTGATAAAGAAAAACAATATATTTTAGACAACTATCCATTAAGTGAAATTGCAGAAAAAATTAAACTCATAGATGCACCAAAAGCAACTGTAGAAGCTAATGCCAATGCAGCTAAATCTTTCTATGCTACTACTTTCGAAGCATTTCAAAATGAAGACTACGACCAAGTAATTGCCAACAAATTAGTTGCAGTAAAAAAATATAATGGTAGTGCAGAAATTCCACAGTTCGATTTTCTAGAAGCTTTATCTTATGGAAAAAAACAAGACCTAGTTAAATACAAAAATTTACTATCAGATATTATTATCAAATATCCAAACACAGCAGTACAAGCAAAAGCACAAAACTATTTAATGACGCTTATTCAGTTTCAGAAAGGCATAGAAGATACTACTGCCAACATTCAAGAACAAAAACCAATTGTAGATACTATTACAAGACCAAAAATAGAGTTTGTTTATGATACTACCGATTTCTTTATTGCCATTCGACTAAAAGACCAATACATCAACATTAAAAATGTACTGTCTAAATTACAAGCATTCAAAGAAAGCGAAACACCAGATACTAAACTTAAATTCGATCCTGTTTTCTTAGAAGGAAACAAAGCCATCATCTTAGTTAAAAAATTTGATACCATTGAAGAAGTTACACCAATATTAATGAAGTTAGAACTGAAAAAACAACTCATCTTTGGTGATAAAGCAAGCAAGGTAGATTGGTTTGTTATTTCTAATCAAAACTTTAAACTCATAAAAAGACAAGAAGATTTTGACGAGTATCAAAATTATTTCTTTAAAAATTATATTAATAAATAA
- a CDS encoding polymer-forming cytoskeletal protein, protein MFSRNEVKSALNMVANHISNGTELQGNIKANTDMRIDGKVSGDVHCKEKVVVGKTASIIGNIVSKDLIIEGSVKGNVMIDGLLYLKASAQFEGDVQYDKVVIEEGATIKGSLMPKPANTKLNVAQQANKETAQTA, encoded by the coding sequence ATGTTTTCTAGAAATGAAGTAAAATCTGCGTTAAACATGGTTGCCAATCACATTAGTAATGGTACAGAATTACAAGGCAACATTAAAGCAAATACCGATATGAGAATTGATGGTAAAGTTAGTGGAGATGTACATTGCAAAGAAAAAGTAGTGGTAGGAAAAACAGCAAGTATTATTGGTAATATTGTTTCGAAAGATTTAATTATTGAAGGAAGTGTTAAAGGCAATGTAATGATAGATGGATTATTGTACTTAAAAGCTTCGGCACAATTTGAAGGTGATGTACAATACGATAAAGTAGTAATAGAAGAAGGTGCTACTATAAAAGGAAGCTTAATGCCAAAGCCAGCAAATACCAAATTAAATGTCGCTCAACAAGCCAACAAAGAAACCGCTCAAACAGCGTAA
- a CDS encoding DUF4221 family protein, which produces MNKYFILIAILLCIACKITDKKYKLIETKVNINNQLDYQLIDVSFVDSAKVAGGKYAVSNLFIKDSNEYIAFVNQKDSLFYLYNITQEKTILTYPVMNRFIGGTYIVSLDTIFLLDFDSISLLHNNKIINSWSINYDTNTVACLSQLDQNIPYFNKTTQELIVEQYGCGYDFDSDSFFTVSPIAFFNIKNSTHRTPNITYSKKYFTNYYGFLNKAYISNDNKNIYISYPIDPNIYIVDLKTLEQKIVGGKSTYQLKDATPLDGKYRDNKYGDKKIQHLVTAYDYSRVYVDPYRKLFYRFYTDAIPEKNEDGLFNSLKDKDVILMVFDENFTLINEFKFPKKDGIFTNFGLVGKDGFYIIKNAQVTLLKINGL; this is translated from the coding sequence ATGAATAAATATTTTATTTTAATTGCAATATTATTATGTATTGCCTGTAAAATTACTGACAAAAAATACAAATTAATTGAAACTAAAGTAAACATCAATAATCAATTAGATTATCAGTTGATAGATGTTAGTTTTGTTGATAGTGCAAAGGTTGCAGGTGGTAAATATGCCGTTAGTAATCTCTTTATAAAAGACTCTAATGAATATATTGCATTTGTAAATCAGAAAGATAGTTTATTTTATTTATATAATATTACTCAAGAAAAAACAATATTAACATATCCTGTAATGAACCGTTTTATAGGAGGAACATATATAGTTAGTTTAGACACTATTTTTTTATTGGATTTTGATAGTATTTCTCTGCTACATAATAATAAAATTATTAACTCATGGAGTATTAATTATGATACGAATACCGTAGCATGTTTAAGTCAGCTAGATCAAAATATTCCCTATTTTAATAAAACAACACAAGAATTAATAGTAGAACAATATGGTTGTGGTTATGATTTTGATTCTGATTCTTTTTTTACAGTAAGTCCTATTGCCTTTTTTAACATAAAAAACAGTACTCACAGAACACCCAATATTACTTATTCTAAAAAATATTTTACCAACTATTATGGCTTTTTAAACAAGGCATATATATCTAATGATAATAAAAATATTTATATATCTTACCCTATAGACCCAAATATTTATATTGTTGATTTAAAAACTTTAGAACAAAAAATAGTTGGTGGAAAAAGTACTTACCAGTTAAAAGATGCCACGCCTTTAGATGGAAAATATCGTGATAATAAATATGGAGATAAGAAAATACAACATTTAGTTACTGCTTATGATTATAGTAGAGTTTATGTTGATCCATACAGAAAACTATTTTATAGATTTTATACTGATGCTATTCCTGAAAAAAACGAAGATGGTCTATTTAACTCTTTAAAAGATAAGGATGTAATATTGATGGTATTTGATGAAAATTTCACCTTAATAAATGAATTTAAGTTTCCAAAAAAAGATGGCATCTTTACCAATTTTGGTTTGGTTGGTAAAGATGGATTTTATATTATAAAAAATGCACAAGTTACTTTGCTAAAAATAAATGGCTTATAA